The Planctellipticum variicoloris DNA window CATCCGGCCACGACCCGTCGACTCCCGTCACGCCGGCACTTCCGGGAGTCGCAGCGGCTGAGACGCCGGCCTCGGTCGATTCCCCGACGGCCGCCGCCGCGAAGCTGATCCCCGTCAGCCTGATCAACTCCGAACTCGCCGCAGGCTGGCGCCTCGCCGGCATCCAGCCTTCCGCCCGCGCCGAAGACGGCGAATGGCTCCGTCGACTGACCCTCGACATTGCCGGCCGCATCCCTTCGGTCACGGAACTTGAACAGTTCCTCGCCGATCGCTCGACCGACCGCCGGGCGCATGCGGTCGATCGCCTGCTCGACTCCCCCGAATACGCCCGACACCTCACCACCGAATGGGCCAATCTGCTTGTCGGTCGTTCGTGCGGCCCCGAAGTCGATCTGCCCGCCCTGAAAAAATTCCTCCGGACCGGCTTTGCCGCCAACCGCCCCTGGAACGAGCTGGTCTTCGACCTCGTCTCCGCCGAGGGAAACGGCCACGACAACGGCGCCGCCAACTTCCTGCTCGCCCACCTCAACAACCAGGCCCTCCCCGCCACGGCCCTCACTGCCCGCCTGTTCCTCGGACAGCAGCTTCAGTGCGTGCAATGCCATAAGCATCCGTTCAACGACGTCGAACAGACCGCCTTCTGGGAGTTCAACAGCTTCTTCCAGCAGACCGAAGCCGTCGCGCACCGCCAGCGCGATCCGAAGTCGGGTCGCGAAATGACGGTCGGCATGTCGCTGGTCAATCGACCCGCCGGCGGCCCGACCTACTACGAAACCCGCAACGGCCTGATGAAGGTCGCCTTTCCTCGTTACGGCGGCAGCGAAGTCGACCCCGCCCCCGAAGTCAACCGCCGCCGCGAGCTCGCCCGACTCATGACCTCGGGCGATCAGCCCCAACTGGCCGCCGCGTTCATCAATCGCATCTGGGAGCAGTTCTTCGGACACAGCTTCACCCGCGGCGTCGACGATCTCGGCCCGCACAACCCCCCGAGCCATCCGCAGCTCCTGGCCGGCCTCTCCCGGGAGTTCATCCAGAGCGGCTACGACGTCAAGCAGCTCATCCGCTGGATCTGCCTGTCGGACGCCTATCAGCTCAGCAGCCGGCCCAACGACACCAATCGCGGCGATGATCCCGAATTGGGAGAGCTCCCCCTCTTCAGCCGGATCTACGTCCGCTCGATGACCGCCGAGCAGCTCTACGACT harbors:
- a CDS encoding DUF1549 domain-containing protein, translated to MNSPHSLMDRLQPLLEAACEDSLSPEAALRLEAELRDSAEARWLYLTYMELHGSLHWDAAGGLAAPLPEAHVAQSEPVSPAARRRSTAAIAATALALVLTVVVVPLWWGSRHAGPAALVDKDAHSVAPQPVVDDINTAAPHRDPGVPLIAVHPATEPASSGHDPSTPVTPALPGVAAAETPASVDSPTAAAAKLIPVSLINSELAAGWRLAGIQPSARAEDGEWLRRLTLDIAGRIPSVTELEQFLADRSTDRRAHAVDRLLDSPEYARHLTTEWANLLVGRSCGPEVDLPALKKFLRTGFAANRPWNELVFDLVSAEGNGHDNGAANFLLAHLNNQALPATALTARLFLGQQLQCVQCHKHPFNDVEQTAFWEFNSFFQQTEAVAHRQRDPKSGREMTVGMSLVNRPAGGPTYYETRNGLMKVAFPRYGGSEVDPAPEVNRRRELARLMTSGDQPQLAAAFINRIWEQFFGHSFTRGVDDLGPHNPPSHPQLLAGLSREFIQSGYDVKQLIRWICLSDAYQLSSRPNDTNRGDDPELGELPLFSRIYVRSMTAEQLYDSLLTATRATQAAGDWTRAESQRQAWLEQFIVTFGTEENDEANTFDGTVSQALAMMNGDVVQTALAAAPGTVLGDVVRDRSTEAEKIRRLCQAALSRTPTQREMTSMKRLLARASRPGPRSTEAYEDLFWALLNSNEFALLH